A single Vigna radiata var. radiata cultivar VC1973A chromosome 8, Vradiata_ver6, whole genome shotgun sequence DNA region contains:
- the LOC106770904 gene encoding nucleolin 2: MVLSNKKLKLKLRAELAQQQNNINEVPSSSNSLKSLLDAATPTPRLSKRDKHRKLRSSEHPPKEANKETETEIEGSANKKNKKRKRKVEGDDVANEVPDNTPQKNSKKKKKKKKLKKNKKKPKTAEENGSNGGGEVPEATELTKTNTTTSQDNGDVPTKVYVGGIPYYSTEDDIRSYFESCGTITEVDCMYFPESGKFRGIAIISFKTEAAAKRALALDGADMGGLFLKIQAYKATRANKTSDFAPEILEGYNRVYVGNLSWDITEEELRKFFNNCEITSIRFGMDKETGEFRGYAHVDFGDSQSLKTALTLDQNVLFGRPVRISCAVPLIKKPGTRKSSTVNEANGDKSTSSGSGKMNGADGDKSSSTVSGKMKRRTCYECGEKGHGFSECPKKQTGAATTT; the protein is encoded by the exons ATGGTTCTATCAAACAAGAAACTGAAGCTTAAGCTCAGAGCTGAATTGGCCCAACAACAGAATAATATCAACGAAGTTCCTTCATCTTCGAACTCTCTCAAATCTCTTTTGGACGCTGCCACCCCCACACCCAGATTGTCCAAGCGAGACAAACACCGAAAGCTTCGATCTTCCGAACATCCTCCAAAAGAAGCCAACAAGGAAACTGAAACTGAAATAGAGGGTTCGGCcaataagaaaaacaagaagagaaagaggaaggtAGAGGGAGATGACGTGGCAAACGAAGTTCCCGACAACACACCACAGAAAAacagcaagaagaagaagaagaagaagaagctgaagaagaacaagaaaaaacCCAAAACCGCGGAGGAAAATGGTTCTAATGGTGGAGGGGAAGTGCCTGAGGCTACAGAGTTAACCAAGACCAATACAACTACCAg TCAAGACAATGGTGATGTTCCTACAAAGGTTTATGTTGGAGGAATTCCTTATTATTCAACCGAGGATGATATTCGAAGTTATTTTGAAAGCTGTGGCACCATAACTGAAGTTGATTGCATGTATTTTCCTGAAAGTGGCAAGTTTAGAGGGATTGCCATTATTAGTTTTAAG ACCGAAGCAGCAGCTAAACGGGCATTGGCTCTTGATGGAGCTGACAT GGGAGGACTCTTTCTTAAAATCCAAGCATATAAAGCAACGCGAGCCAATAAAACATCGGATTTTGCTCCAGAAATTTTGGAGGGGTACAATAGAGTGTATGTTGGGAATTTGTCATGGGATATAACAGAGGAGGAACTGAGGAAATTCTTCAATAACTGTGAGATAACGTCTATACGATTTGGTATGGATAAGGAGACGGGAGAGTTTCGAGGGTATGCTCATGTGGATTTCGGTGATAGTCAGTCACTGAAAACAGCACTTACATTGGACCAAAATGTTTTGTTTGGGAGACCTGTCAGGATAAGTTGTGCGGTTCCTCTGATTAAAAAACCAGGAACTCGTAAAAGCTCGACAGTTAATGAAGCTAATGGTGATAAATCAACTTCCTCAGGAAGTGGCAAGATGAATGGAGCTGATGGTGATAAATCAAGTTCCACAGTAAGTGGCAAGATGAAGAGAAGGACGTGCTATGAATGTGGTGAGAAAGGACATGGTTTTTCGGAATGTCCTAAGAAACAAACAGGTGCTGCAACTACAACCTAA